The DNA window aaaaaaaaaaaaaaaaaaaaaaaaaaaaattttatatatatattaagcataataaattatatatatatatattaaacaaGTTGAACATTTAccgaaaaaaaaaaagaaaaaaaaatgaaatgcATAAAATGTTATACTCCACTTTGTTGTATAATGAAGTTAATATATAGTATCAAAGTAATCAAAATTGTTATAGATAcattcacatatatatatatatatatatatatatgtatatattttttttttgtttatatttatgtattattttttaatatgtcTCTTACATTTTAAACATAGAAGCTTTTATGAAGttgttttttaatatcctttatattattgttatatttttttcctgAGTAGTATATAAGgtctatattttttttttctttctttttttttgttgtatCTATATTTAGTATGGCTTTATGGAACTTgtcattatatttattatctaatgaatttattatttttaaatattcaatATAGTAAgaaatatcatataaaatatttttctctttttcttttttcatattattatttaagaCGCTCgaatttaatatttccaTAATATTTTGATCATTAATTTGGGGGTTTTCTTCAATGTTTTCATAGTTGATTTTATgacatattattacattattaattaaattacATACAAGAGAAAAATAAGCAAAGCTCCTCATGAAGACCTTTAAACCTTTCATCttaaattatgataaaatataataaataaataaataaataaacaaacaagaatgaaattatataattatatatatatataatattaatcTCTTAAGATATacaatttattatatgttatattttttataattttacaatggaaaataattggatgaataaaaaaaagaaaaaaaaaaaagcaaaaaaaaaagaaaaatttcAAATATATGTCCTACTACATTTCACATCATTgttaaaaagaaaaaattaaatatatagatgattatccttttttttataatataaaaatatttagGGAAATTCCTGAAACCGTGTAATTACAACGTTTACTACAGGAAcgtaaatataaaaatgttatatatatatatatatatatttatttatttatatttatattaataataacctttgttttttttctcaatttttttttttttaaatcataAGGAATAGGAAACGTTAAAGGAATGACATATTGACACATTTCAAATTATACTAAAtattgttaaaaaaaaaaatgcacacgcatacatataatatgtcCAAATGgataaatacatacatatatatatatatttatgtatatttttttatgtaacatcaaaaaaataaacaaaaaatacatttttacaaaaacatataaattaattgaaatacaaattaaagaataaatattttaatgctctagtatttatttttatataactttCATTGTTACACAGATTTAAGATAtgagaataatataatctcatatttaatttattcaATCCTTggtttattttttgtttatttttcgttcttatttttatttttgtttttttgttcttaaTAATAGAAAGTAAATGACTagtattttttatactatatatattatcaagagtatcaaatatattttttgaaataaaaattttatcaAGGCCTCGAAAGTATGTTAAAAAGTCatctatattttctataacCATATCATATAGATATAAATCGTTTTCCGCATTTTCTCCACTttcatctttattatattcttttccttcatttatataaattttttttttttttttataaaataaatccttattattttcattcaCATTCTTTTTATCGTCCAGTTGTATAAACgataaaaatgaatcaTAACCATATAACCATGGGTcgtaaaaataaaataattttttttttttcttgttaatattataatttatatataacgTAAATAAGGTTTCCaaattttcaaaaatatttgttattCTATTCAAAAGCGGAATTATaactttaaaaaatatattataaaaattgatatttctttttatataggATTCAAATGATTTCTCcattttttctattttatttgtaacTTTTATATACCTTATCGCATTCgttaaattattaatacacatataatcatttttattaatttcaAAACAATACAGAAATAATTCTTCTaaactttttatttttaataaacaTATGTTCTTCCTACTATTTTGTATAACATTATCAactatatatttcatatttctatctaattctttttcaatactattttttataaaaaacGAATCTGTCTTTTCTTctatacattttatttccTCTTCATTTGTTAATGAATTTTCATATTCTCCATTCTTATCTATACTTAAACGTTCTACATTTTCTAAAGGATCTCCATTTGAAATAagaaaagaagaaaaattacttatattttctttctccataattaaattatcatCGTGTTGATCtgtacatattttttttacatttacCTGACCtgtacatattttttcttcacTTACCTGACCTGTACATATATTCTGGTCATTGTCTTGATGTGtacaaatattttcttttccaacataattttccatatttttagcattataataaatattattttgaacgcgtttattattttcttcaatTCCCTTTTTTGTGTCATCAGCAcaatttttcttttcattattattgtgACGATGATGGTTACCCTTCTTGAACTCTTGTATTTCAAACTTAGTACAAAAAGAACCTTTTTTATCAtcctttatatatttgaaaatcattttattaatatttttaagaaaATAGGTTAAAAGGTgttcataaatattaattttgttCTTAAATGGAGGAACAGAAAGTGGCAAGAAAAATAGTAACAAATGAAAACAGGAGTTATtaattttgaatatattttttttaattgaTTTAAAGcttttactttttttaataattttaataatttttttttttttcttttcatcaATAGATGTTTTGTTTaattgttcatatatattataaagatataaGTAAGTACATTTTAGCACGTGAACTATTCTTTTCTTGtttacatatttaattaaggattttaataatttattagcgttcattttttttatatcgAATGATAATTTTTCCCATAGTTGtgttaataaatttataaaaataagaaagTAAAGTGCATAgcttatatttttataaaagatatCTAATGTAAGTATCTTCTCATGTTTTTGATAAAAATCGTTAATGAAATTATGTGAATTgctaatattattaattaaaatattcttttttgtaatacatttattcatgttatctatatatatgttaaaaaagaaaaagtctttgatattcatatgaaaaatatcttcaatgaaaaaatgtatataatcattataatCATACATTTCATTAAAACCActtttcataatatttttttcttttcttaaaaatatttggAAAT is part of the Plasmodium reichenowi strain SY57 chromosome 4, whole genome shotgun sequence genome and encodes:
- a CDS encoding hypothetical protein (conserved Plasmodium protein, unknown function); translated protein: MKGLKVFMRSFAYFSLVCNLINNVIICHKINYENIEENPQINDQNIMEILNSSVLNNNMKKEKEKNILYDISYYIEYLKIINSLDNKYNDKFHKAILNIDTTKKKKEKKNIDLIYYSGKKYNNNIKDIKKQLHKSFYV